Proteins encoded within one genomic window of Diorhabda sublineata isolate icDioSubl1.1 chromosome 1, icDioSubl1.1, whole genome shotgun sequence:
- the LOC130452666 gene encoding general transcription factor II-I repeat domain-containing protein 2-like, protein MAKAKGKDIYKAVKKAVNRIGGFDKCSEIATDGAPSMTGKKTGLVGLLRENGVACPAIHCIIHQGALCGKSVKQNQVFQTVSKIINKIRGGNRSLLHRKLRQFLVETEAEYGDMLMCNHEYVSSDTTELERKLKDPEFLRQLAFLTDLTNHINSLYLSLQGRNQRVSDFIGKINGFRNKLSVFKHILEKNNLTCLPSCLQLAKEFNSEENIEFPCCSSQIQQVIDEFSTRFEGIESLKSSLLLYNNPFRAIIEDQPPDLQIDMFLITIQEK, encoded by the exons ATGGCCAAAGCTAAAGGAAAAGACATCTATAAGGCTGTGAAGAAAGCAGTTAATAGAATTGGAGGTTTCGATAAATGTTCTGAAATAGCAACAGACGGGGCCCCATCAATGACAGGTAAAAAAACTGGATTAGTGGGTCTGCTTCGAGAGAATGGTGTTGCTTGTCCTGCAATCCATTGTATTATACATCAGGGAGCTTTATGTGGAAAATCAGTCAAGcaaaatcaagtttttcaaaCCGTGAGTAAGATTATAAATAAGATTAGAGGTGGAAATCGATCCCTTCTACACAGGAAACTTAGGCAGTTTTTAGTGGAAACAGAGGCTGAGTATGGTGACATGCTAATGTGCAACCAT GAATACGTTTCATCGGACACAACTGAACTGGAAAGAAAGCTTAAAGATCCAGAATTCTTAAGACAGTTAGCTTTTTTAACAGATCTGACTAATCATATTAACAGTTTATACTTGAGTCTTCAAGGAAGAAACCAGAGGGTTTCAGATTTTATCGGAAAAATAAACGGATTTCGGAATAAGCTGAGCGTGTTtaaacatattttggaaaagaacaACCTGACATGCTTGCCTAGCTGTCTGCAACTAGCAAAAGAATTCAATAGTGAGGAAAATATTGAGTTTCCATGCTGCAGTTCACAAATTCAACAAGTTATTGATGAATTCAGTACAAGATTTGAAGGAATCGAAAGTCTCAAAAGCAGTTTACTCCTCTATAATAATCCTTTTAGAGCAATCATTGAAGATCAACCACCCGACTTACAAATTGATATGTTCTTAATCACCATACAAGAAAAATGa